DNA from Prunus persica cultivar Lovell chromosome G6, Prunus_persica_NCBIv2, whole genome shotgun sequence:
GCCTTCGAAGTTCATTACTAATATAGTTACAATCAAATATCAATAACTTCAATGTTTCATAGGACTACGAGTGTAAACTAAAATAATCTAAGTAAATTCTGATGTAAATTTAGCTCGATTTACAAAAGCTCAAAATTCCAACTGAATCAAACCATaatgatttggtttggttatgAATTATGTGActtctttttggtcaaaacAAATTAGACCATCAGCCAATTTGATCGGTTCGGTCGAATTTACTTTTATGTAACATAGTTTAAATAATAATGCCCCTtagaattaaataaaatgtGGAACTCACCCATtcccaattaaaaaatattagaaaatacTTTATAATTCCTTGAATCAAAATGTTAAAGAATTACTAATCACACATGACTCGCACGTAAATCAAGCATTAAACTATCAAGGACTTGTAACTCAAGTAGTacattcaattcaattgttaATTATTTCCAAGGCATGCATGCATCCTCTCTTTGTCTGTGAGTTATCTCATATGGATGTTTGTTcttcaaatcaatcaaaaccaaGCTGATATTAGtgcatatttaattttaattattcattacttatgaaattaattgaaGGTGGTAAATATTATTAGATTTTGGATATGACAAGTACCAGTATAATGTGCTGGAGGTGAACAAGACAAGTTATGAAAAGTGCATCGACAAAGATTTCATAAAAAACATAACAGGTGGTGCCGGAAGAGATGTGTTTAATCtcacacaaacaaaaacctaCTACTTCCTTAGCAGTGGGGGCTATTGCTTTCAAGGGTTGAAGGTTGCCGTCAACGTCCTCCGACCACTGCCGCCTGCCCCGGCACCGACGTCTACTTCTACTACTACTACTTTTTCTTCATCACTACTCCTCCTCCTGTTGCTGCTTTTCATTATAATTTAGTACTAGTGCCTTGCTATTCATTTTGAACATTTGAACATTTGGAAGGAGcgttttgtttgaatttttaggCAGTGAATTTGTTTGATTAAATAGCACTTGCAGACTTGATTGCATTAATATGATTCTCCATAAGTCTTTAAAATTTGCAAAACATGTTAAGACTGGTTGTTACACATTTTCTTGGAGGTTTCTTGAGCTTTCTTTTGGCAGGATATTACACATTAAATATAGTTACACTGTAAAATGTACACAGTTATTAATATTGAATTTGTTGATTCTGTAGACATATTGGTCTTTTGGTGAAAACAGGATTTGAACTGTATGAGATCTAATCTTCTATTGTTCTTTACTAGTTCAGAAATCCAAAAGGAACTCGAAATCGTCTagaaattaagacaattaaaTTTCGTTAAAATAGTTTCATTATAGGACTTCAAGTATAAGGGAAGAACGTAATATAGTTAtagtatttttatgaaaccGATTAATTAGTAGATTTTTTTGATATCACGTATATGTCTTTAAtaattcagaaataaagataaaagtaaaaaagagtTCAATGAAGTAAGAAATCTTACAATTAATTACACCTCAAAAGCCCTCGATTTGGTTTGCAATATGCAAAGCATGACCTGGTAGTTATGCTGAAGAAAAGACAAACTTCATCCAATACGATCCAACATGATATCTTTATTTCTCGAGCACACATCAAAGATTTTCTTGTAGAGTTGTAAAAGCGATAATTATAACATAAAATTGCATaaagggttttctttttacacACCTTCAGGATGATCAAGCCCAAAGAATCATGCTCAACAGGTACAACaataacaacataacataccccttttctcatttttctcttctggtACCTTTTTGCATGAGACATGCATGCCCTGCTACCTTTTAAGCATGGAGGGTTTGATTTTTAGCAAGGCCATAAATTAATccgagggagagagagagagagagagagagagagagagagagagagagagagagagaatggaggGTTTGAAAAGTAGAGTTAGGtggttgatgattttgatgGTGATGATTAGAGTGCTGCATGTTGAATGCAGGCAGCCTGTGCTTCATAGAGTTGGAGGGGGAAGGTTCACTTGGGCTCCCAATATTGACTTCACAGAGTGGTCAAATCAGGAGAACTTCTATGTGGGTGATTGGCTTTGTAAGTTCCTCTCTCATGTCACAAACATCAGATTGATTTTTACCTCCAATATAATAATTTGCTAACCTTCACAAGCAATTTTCTCTGTCCAATTAATCcagattttgggtttgataAGCATATCTACAATGTTCTTGAGGTGAACAAAACTAGCTATGATAATTGCATTGACAAAGATTTCATATATAATGTTACAAGAGGCGGGCGGGACGTGTTTAACTTGACGGAGGCAAATACATATTTCTTTCTCAGCGGCCGAGGTTACTGCTTTGAGGGTATGAAAGTCGCTGTTCAAGTTCGGGAAATCCCACCGGAACCACTTCTGCTTAACCATGGTTTTCAATCATATGTCTACATCCATGCTATTCTACTAGCAATGCTTGCCACTGCTTGTGCATGCATAATTCTCTTCTAGTTAAATGACATTACCAGAATGCATGAGTTGAGGTAGTGGGAGCAAATATACTAAAGCCTAGCTAGCCTCCGATATTGTAGATGTAATGGTTCTCAAAACTATAGTTACTAAGTAATTTTTATGCAAAGCCACTACTTTTCCATCTAAAGAGAACACGAGTAAGGAATGATATTCAAAATAAGGTAAAGCTATCAAAGATGTACCCCAAgataggggtgggcatcaaaTTCGAATTATTCACGTACCGACCGTACCGTACCGACAAtttagtttggtttggttaaataattattttttaattttaattatttcgaTCCGATCCGTATCGAGatatttggtttggttaacgGAAACAATATTCCTAACCCAACAGAAATCCGTATCGATCCGATATTTATACTTattctattatttaaatacaaaacaagaaaccaaagaTAAATACAATCAGAATTTTCTATCACTCTTTTATCACTGTTGTATTACTTCTTTATCACCATTGTATCACTTCTTTATCACCCGGTACTGTAGCACTTTTTGGTCAGAGaggaatttatgaattttctatgtttttcaattttgaccTTTGTCCCTTTTTTACTTGTAACTTTCCAACTATTGATAtaaattttatgttctttatatggttggattcagcatgaaaaaataaagaacccAACGCTGGACAAATGTCAAAATCATTTACATAAATGTAGAAAATTCAGTAAAAATAACACTCAAATGTTCAAATAACAATCACAAGTGGCTCCCAATACATCTCGAGTATATATTGAATGATATAGTGACTAAGTTATTTGATTTCACATATGTTATGTGAaagtattataaattatatttttattagtatGTTTTTATTACGATACTACTGACATACCGAACCAATCCGAACCAAATATTAGGATAACCGTTCCAAAATCTACCAAAGTCTTTGATTTAATTAACGGAAGAAAAAATGGTCTACCGAAATCTTTGATTTGGTTAACGAAAGAGTCTTCTACCGTTCCAAACCAATCTGTGCCCAAAGCTACCCCAAGCCAAACAAAGAAGCTGCTAATTTCAAACTTCGCATTAATAACCTACTAATTTTCTCGTGCCCTGATTGGCTAGCACAGAGCTTAAAGCATAAATTTAAACGCACCGCAACTATGCAACTAGGCTCAATACACCTCAAATTGCATACTCTAAACACTTCAGCGGAGCACAATCCTGGTGCCAAAAGAACAAACCAAACCCTTAAGACCAACCACAATATACAAATGCCACAAAATACACAAATGCCAACAGAAATTGTCATAATCCCATAAGTTTGGCTACACACAGTCAATATTAAGGTCAACCAGCATTTAAAGCCTGACAAACACAGGGTACTACTACACTAATGCAAGCTTACTACCGTCGGTTCAAACCTCCTATGGTGGGAGGCTACACAAAAAACTATATACAAAGTGTTCTGAGTAGGCAGTCTTAATATGCTCAAGGCTCAGAGTTCTCAGCAGAAAAACATGGAACTGGACACATTCTCCTTCAGCCTGGGCAGTTGAGGGACAGGAACTGCTCCAGCAGAGGTCACACCGCCATGGCTCGAGGATGTCTCAGATGCATCTTCAAATTTCATGAACTGTCCCATCTGAGTGGCGGCCAAGTGAGCATAGCAAACGGGAGcaactgaaaataaaaatattaaatcaaaGTATTAAAATTTACTTAAAATTCAACAAGATCAAAGGATCTCATTTGCAGCTTGGCATGTTACGATGCCAATTATAATGACAGCATAAATATCAAGGAGAGGATTGCAGTAGGATCAGAACAAAGTAACTGCAACTTACCTACAGAAATGGCAGTGGTACTTCTTTGGTATCTGCAATCATGACAATTATGATTCAGAAGAAtcctaattattaattaaggcTAAAAGTAAGCAATATATCCCGTTCACTTACACATATGAAAGGGAATGCACTAGCTCCTGCAGATCATCTGCTGAGAAACCTACTTCATCTAAAAGAACATGATAATGTGTAGGCCTTGTGGTCCCCTTCAAAAAACAGGTTAAGAGCAAACCAAGTTAATATAACTTGTCATACTATTCCAGACAGCAGATAAGTAGCAAAAATAAGTACTGAACCATTACATCTGAGATTTAACACTCCTACAATCgtagtttaattaaaacaCTCACTTTTTGAGTGCTTTTATCATAGCTGTAGAACAAGATGGAAAGGCCCAGGCTTAAATACTCAAATTTAGCTATTTTACAGCATCTATATGGTTcaagatatataattatatatatattgatactCACAATCATTCCAGCTTGGGCACAGAGATAAAAGTCATTGTTTCTTGGATGACAAACTTTGTTGTCTATAATGGTTCCTGCAGAAACAATAAATAGCATAGGTATGTTGAACGatgtaaattatttaatttgtacGCTTGTGCCTGCCTACCAGGAGGAACATTGTCAGGGGAAGGAGGCTGAAAAAATTTGGTATGGTGGTTCTTCTGAGCAATAATCACCACAAATTTTGGGTTCCAGTTCTCATCGAGAAACTTGCATGCCtgaccagaaaacaaaaattgacatCATTTCCAAGTGGAGGACAAATTTGAAGGGCACAATGGTCAGTTCGCAAAACCTCAATGATTTGATCCAGTTCAATGTTCAAAACTTGGTTGAATTGAGACTCGCTGACTCCATCCCTAAATCCAATAGATAACTAGTCAACAACATGAAGGTATCATAAGCACAAGTAAAAAACTTCTAAGATGAATCAAACAGAAGAACTCACAGAATGTgattaatcaacatgatctAAAATATGTCAAATGTATAgcttatttataaaaattgttCCAAAGAAACAGATAcccataaaaaattataaaatataattaatcaaTACCTACCTGTTGTATTACAAAGAGTGCCCAATTTTCAATTGATAATTAAAGTATATAACAGAGTACCATACGTTGAACAAAGTTTATAAAAGTCAAAAGCATTTAACTAAAACCAGTGATAAGCACTACCTAAGAAAGGGATTCATGAAAAGATTTTAGTTGGAATACCAGGACTGCAGCTTAAAAAGTGCCTGGTTCACAGACCAATCTAGTAGCTATGTATTCCATCATTCCAATCCTTACGTATTTGGCTTGTCATTTTGGTTCACTTACTATTGAAGCCTCAATACTCTAGTGTTTACTACTatactaaaaattaaataattagaaTGTGACCTCTAACTCATTGTGTCAGAAAACAAATACAACATTTTGAATATTCGGCATAGGAAAATTCAAAAGACTGAATGAAATTactcatatttaaaaattaccAATTTAACTCATATACAAATACTACAACGTTTATCagcattttgaaaatttaactCAGGAAATTCAAAAGATTGAATGAAATTACTGATGTTGAAATAACCCTTTTCTACTGGTATGAAAGAGCATGAACAAAACATTAGAAATTCACCCATACTATCATGTTTCTCTTTAAATCTTTCCAATCTGTGCACGCTTTTTTAGAGTACATGCAACACACACTATAATACTTGAGCCACGAAACTAAAttgctataaaaataaattacaaacaaGATACTTCAACGGTTCCATTTCTTTCAAGATCATAGTTTTAAGCAGcatttcagaaaataaaaccaCAATTCATTTGATTTTAGGTTCTGTAATGTAAACATACCTGAATATGATGATCTGGTCTGGTTTCTGCTTGCCTGAACTTGTATAGAAGTCCAGAAGCAGCTCTCTGAAATTAGGGAGAAATTTACCATTTGTGTGGTTTGTAAagtatatatgaaaccaaaatgtgaaacaataataaaacaaactgAACATTGGAAAGAAAATGACTTTCTATAAATCTTCTATCCTACCTCATAATGCCGTCATCTTCTGATTCAGAAATTCGCTTGTATAGGGAGTCTATCATCTCCACCTTGGGGGACTGTGTACGAACAGATGCCCTGTAGCGAGAAATCAGTGGCCATTGCCTGGAGCTGACCACCTTTAATTCCACCATTGAACACACAATATTATAACAGATGTCATTGTTTTTCCCATCAAAAGTATCAACATGTGCAGAGTCCAACCGAATTCAGTATAATAACAAAATGAAAGTACAAATTTATTGACATTTAATCCAGAAGATAAAACTTAAACAGCAGTTTACCGCAGCAATTGATGGCACATCAGACTGCCCAGGAGAGCCATGTGACACATCCATCCCAAGAATGATTGTGGGTGCCTTGGAAACCACAGGGATAGAAGGAGAATATTCAACCGCCAACAGTGAATTTAACCCACCAAGCTGCAAGGAATTATGAGGGCAGGTCACAAGCATGAGAATACAAGAAGGAACAAATCCACTCATCCTAATTATGAACTGctagaaagagaaagaacatggccattacaataactCACCTTAGCATTGATCTTTAACAGAACATTTGTAAGGTATTGATCATTGACCCTTGTAGGAGCAATGCATTGTGTAACAATTCCATACTCAGCAAGATTCTTCCTCTTCCATGGACCTGGGTGAATCAATAGAAATCATTAACAGGaggtattataatatttaacaCATCAATAATAATATAGGTAAAACAACTCTACCATATAGAGCGCTATTTTTTCTCTCCGGAAGCAAACAAAGAAGGAACTGTGGCTGTCCAGGAAGTTTGGACTGTATATCCTCAAACATTCTCTCAACTCTAACCAGAGGTGGGGCACGTCTAGACTGTGGATTCTCTTCAAATACATCAAAAGGAGGCTCTATGCTCTGCCAAAAGGGGaagaatggaaaagaaaaaacaaaatacaagttattaaataaataaagtactGAGTTACTTGAATACTATTATGTGTAATGGCAAAACTTACAATTCCCTTCATCTCTCCACATTTGATCAGATCACGGACTAGGCCTTTTAAATCACAGCGTGCAGAGAAGTTGACAACAGCCCACTTTTCTATCTTAGTTGGCTTCACAAGTTTCTGCagttcaacaatatatattagaCCATTGAATCAAACTACTGatccaataaaaaagaaaggataaAGTGGGGAACAATCACCTTGTTGTTGAAATTCCACCGCCCATTTCGTGGGAAGAAATCATCCCCATTGCCCACTTTCAACTTTtaaagaaaccaaagaaaTGAATTAGTAGAAGTACAACAGAGGAGGCTATGCCAAAAGGATGAACTAAACCAATTCACATTAGCAACCATATAGGCTCATAAAGGAAAACATGGCACGTACTCTCGGAGCTGGTAGAACACGGCCTTCCACTTGAGTAAAGCCACTACTAATTGAAACCCCACATGAGCGTAGCATCGGTTCAGCATCATAATTGTTGATTTTCAAAGCCTGCAATAGTACTCATCAAACTTGGAGAGTCAGGGATCCATATAAAATGAGTAAAAGGTTAAGGGAAGCCACCTACATTAGATAAGACACTCATTCTCTCTTGGGGCTTTTGCCTTGATTTCTCCACCAGTGAAGCTCTTTGAAGTGTGGAAAGAGCTTTCGTATAGCGTTGCAAGGACACCAAAGAACAAAGCTGtacggaaaaataaaatcaataaaaacataaaagtcAAGGATAAGATTAAACATCATATCTATAGCACcaactagaaagaaaaataaactcatCATGTTACCTCCAGGGGGATATAAGTAGGACGCTTTGGCTTCCCAACATTAATACATGGTAGATCAGCAGAATAACGCAACTGTATATTGCGAtgattaacaaaataatcataaACAGTCACTTCAATTTCTCCATCCTCTCCATCCTTGGCATGTTTGTTTCTCAATGTAAAACTGTATCATACAAGGATAACAAGTGCAGAGTGTTAAGAAcatgaacaaaagaaaaagagcagCGCCAGTACAACTTAAAGGGTAGATAAAGCACAAagacataaaaaagaaaaacttggtaACATCAAAAAGAATAATATACGTTTGCTCCCGGCATGGCTTCTCGCTCAAACCAGTTATCTTGTATTCTAGATTGGATGGACTAGTTTTGACCCTCAAATTCTTGAGTGTCCGTTTAGCCTggtcaaagaaacaaattatcAATGAGTAAATGAAATATTAATGCTGCAGAATGAATAATCAAGGGGTTTGTTACCTTCATCCAGTCAAGTGAAAAAGGATCTCTAACATTTTGGTTGGCAATTAAAAAATCCACCACTGGCCCAGGCTGTATAATCATCGTAGTAGATACATCTGAACACATACGCAATGGAATAGGTGAAAAAAATGGtaagttttgaaaaatataacagaACATTAAGTAATATGGTTACCAATATTCAAAGATAAGCCACCCTGGGTGGTTCTAAAACTTGAATGGAATCCTCTGCAGCCAAGAACACCACCTCCAACATCGGCGAAATTTTTTGGATCATTATGGAAGAAAGATTGGCGAACCAGGAGGCACCCTCTGTTATAATCCAAGATTTCATTAGATATGATCCCATCCAGCCGATGAATAATATAAACACAAAACTAAGTGCAGGAAGGAGACAGATGGgagaaaacaaggaaaaattcACTCACTGCTTAGATGCATGCTGTCTTAATATGATGTCCAGTACTCTCAGAGCTTCTTGGGAATTCTCTGATTCTTGACCACGCAGAGCATCTCCAATTGCTTTCATGGGAATTTTTGCAGCATAGCTAATCTCCACATTGAATGTTTTAGACCGATTTGGGCGCCTTAATCTCTTCCGGTCACTCTCATTTGGACTCCCATGACCATCAGGGCTAGCATTTCCATTATTTCTAAACACAAAAAAGTCCAACTGAATTTAGGGCAAGAAGGTTGAAAGGAGAAACGACCAATACCGAGggaagaaatcctttacaatTCTTCCTTACATACCTGTT
Protein-coding regions in this window:
- the LOC18775632 gene encoding lamin-like protein; this encodes MTVAMVITLRAEMGNASGKMHSVGGSKTSWGPSNVNLTEWSSHETFYVGDWLYFGYDKYQYNVLEVNKTSYEKCIDKDFIKNITGGAGRDVFNLTQTKTYYFLSSGGYCFQGLKVAVNVLRPLPPAPAPTSTSTTTTFSSSLLLLLLLLFIII
- the LOC18773386 gene encoding lamin-like protein, which gives rise to MEGLKSRVRWLMILMVMIRVLHVECRQPVLHRVGGGRFTWAPNIDFTEWSNQENFYVGDWLYFGFDKHIYNVLEVNKTSYDNCIDKDFIYNVTRGGRDVFNLTEANTYFFLSGRGYCFEGMKVAVQVREIPPEPLLLNHGFQSYVYIHAILLAMLATACACIILF
- the LOC18773776 gene encoding protein argonaute 4; this encodes MDSFEPDGNGANGVNGANGVNGADGVNEADGVNGAEHALPPPPPVIPPDVVPLRPEADNIPEPVKKKNVRVPIARRGLGTKGTKIPLVTNHFKVNVTNIDGYFFHYSVSVSYEDGRPLDGKGAGRRIIDRVHETYHSELGGKDFAYDGEKSLFTVGSLPRNKLEFAVVLEDMPSNRNNGNASPDGHGSPNESDRKRLRRPNRSKTFNVEISYAAKIPMKAIGDALRGQESENSQEALRVLDIILRQHASKQGCLLVRQSFFHNDPKNFADVGGGVLGCRGFHSSFRTTQGGLSLNIDVSTTMIIQPGPVVDFLIANQNVRDPFSLDWMKAKRTLKNLRVKTSPSNLEYKITGLSEKPCREQTFTLRNKHAKDGEDGEIEVTVYDYFVNHRNIQLRYSADLPCINVGKPKRPTYIPLELCSLVSLQRYTKALSTLQRASLVEKSRQKPQERMSVLSNALKINNYDAEPMLRSCGVSISSGFTQVEGRVLPAPRLKVGNGDDFFPRNGRWNFNNKKLVKPTKIEKWAVVNFSARCDLKGLVRDLIKCGEMKGISIEPPFDVFEENPQSRRAPPLVRVERMFEDIQSKLPGQPQFLLCLLPERKNSALYGPWKRKNLAEYGIVTQCIAPTRVNDQYLTNVLLKINAKLGGLNSLLAVEYSPSIPVVSKAPTIILGMDVSHGSPGQSDVPSIAAVVSSRQWPLISRYRASVRTQSPKVEMIDSLYKRISESEDDGIMRELLLDFYTSSGKQKPDQIIIFRDGVSESQFNQVLNIELDQIIEACKFLDENWNPKFVVIIAQKNHHTKFFQPPSPDNVPPGTIIDNKVCHPRNNDFYLCAQAGMIGTTRPTHYHVLLDEVGFSADDLQELVHSLSYVYQRSTTAISVVAPVCYAHLAATQMGQFMKFEDASETSSSHGGVTSAGAVPVPQLPRLKENVSSSMFFC